The genomic window CCGGTGCCGGCGGTGGTGGAGTAGACGCGCTGCCACGACTTGCCATCGGCGGAGGTCTCCACCCGGTACGCGATGGCGTAAGCGTTCTCCCAGCTCAGCACGATCTGACTGAGCTGCCAACGCTCGCGCAGGTCCACTTTGAGCCACTGCGCGTCGGTGAAACCACTCGACCATCGCGACACCGGGTCACCGTCGCAGGCGTACTGCGGGAGCCAGTGCGAACCCTCCGAGTCCGAGGCGGACACCGCGGCCCGCAACGCCAGGTTGACGCCCGACGGGTTCGCCTTGCCGGTGGGCCGGGGGGCCGGAGCGGTCGTGGACGGCACCGTGGCCGCGGCCTCGACCGGGGGGACCGAAGCCGACGGCACCGGACCGGCACTGGCGGACAGGCTCGGGGCTCCCGACGGGGCGGAATCGGTCGGGACCGGCACGGACTCCGGCGCGCTGTAGACCGGTTCGCCGAGGGTGTACGGCGAGCTGGCGGCGACCACGTCGGTGGCCGCGCCCGGTTCGCGCCGATCGGCCAGGATCAGCCCGGCCGGCACGGCGATCGCCACCGCGAGCCCGACGGCGATCAGGGCCCAGCGGCGACTCGTGGGCCGCCGCCGTTCCGGGGTCGCCGCCGGTTCGGGGGCGGGCTCGGGTGGCCGGGCGGTCAGAGCCGGATACGCACCTGTGGCGTTCGGGCCCACGCGCGGGATCTGTGGCATCCGGGTGAGCCGCAGGCTGTCCGCACGGGACGGTTTGCGCTGCTGCTCCGGCTGTTCGTTGTCGCGCCCGTCCATCCCGGAGCCCCCACGTTCGATGTGACCTACGCGACCCGGTGATCGCCGCGCGATATCTTGGCGCACCAAGGACACCACATGGTTTCGGTAGGGCCGTGCGGGCATCGTCGGCAGGGCCGGAAGCAGGCATTGGTGCCGTCGAATGTGAATGCGGTCACATCTAGCGTGTCGGGCTTTTCCGGCTCCGGTGGACAGGGACGGGCGCGGTGAACCAGCCGCACACCCGCCCCCGGCTCACTTCACCTCACGGCACCGGCGTGTTGAGCACAACCTTGCGGACCGCGGCCCGCACGACGTTCTTGAAGTCCCGGTCCGACGGCTCCTTGACCCCGATCAAACCCACGGTCAAAGACAGGTCGCGGTACGCCACGAAGGCCATCTTCCCGCGCATCGTCATCTCGACGTCGGGCTGTTTCACGTCGAACTTCATCCCCACGGTGATCGACTCGTCGCCCAGCATCGGGTTCCAGTCCAGCGACTCCATCTCCAGCACGGCACCCGGCGTCTTGGTCACCGGGCACTCGTCCAGCACCGTCTCGGTGTCGGTGACCATGTCGAGAGCCACCTTCGGCCCTGTCGCGGCCAGCATCTCGACCACCACGACACTCTTCTTCTCGTGCAGGAAGAGAGCGGTGGCACTGCGGACGTCATCGGGTTTCCCGACCGGCGCTTTCGGCGGTGGTGCACACGGATCCACATTCGTCCGATATCCGCCGACCATCCCGGAGAACATCTGATCGATGTGCGGCATGTCCTGCGGGACGAAACCCTTCGGCACGTCTTTCTCGGTGAGCAACGCCTTCTTGAGTTTCTTCGACTCCTTGGCGCCTTTGTCCCCACCCTGGTCCGCCGGCTGTTCAGCGGTCGGTTGCGGTGGTGGCGGGGCCGCGCTCGCCGAGGTGGGCAGGCCCACCACAGACGTCAGCCCGAGTCCGGCGGAAAGCATGAATACCGCCGGAAGCGTGATTGTTTTGTGCTTTAATACCCCCATTCCTTCACCCTAGTCAGCAATTTTCCCCCCATCCGGCGAATGGCTGACAACGATTGTCGGCGGGCGGGGTCAGGATCGGTGGACGATCCGCCCGTCGACGACGGTGAGCAGCACCGGGGAGTCAGCGAACTCGTCCGGGGTCGCGGCCAGCGGGTCGAGGCCGAAGACCGTCAGGTCGGCGCGGTAGCCGGGGATCAACCGGCCGGTCACCCCACCCAGCCCCGCCGCGGCCGCCGCCTCCGACGTGTACCCCTCCAGCGCCATCCGGGCCGTCAGAGCCTGCTCCGGCAGAACCGGTTCGACGTCCGGCTGCCCCGCCGGGCGGCGCAGCCGGGCCGCCGCGATGATCCCACGCGGGTCGAAACCGGCGACCGGCCAGTCCGAGCCCAGCGCCAGCCGGGCACCACGATCACGCAGGTCACGAGCCCGGAACGCCCGGTCGGCACGACGTTTGCCGAGCCGGGTGGACCAGTTGTCGCTGTGGTCGGCGCGGGTCCAGCCGGTGCAGTGGGTGGGCTGCATGCTGGCGGTCACGTCGAGTTCGGCGAGCCGTTCGATCAGCGCGGTCGGCATCGTCTCCAGATGCTCCAGCCGGTGCGGCACCGCGGTCCGGGGCAGGGCGGCGTAGGTGTCGAGCACGAACCGGACCCCGGCGTCACCGATGGCGTGCGTGACGATCGGGACACCACGGTCGGCCAGGTACCGGGCGGCCTCGGTGTACTCCGCGGGATCGGGCCATAGACACGCCGTGGACTCGCCGTGCGTGTCCGGTTCGTCCAGCCAGGCGGTGCCTCCGTCGACCGTACCGTCGATCATGAATTTTGCCCCTTGCACCTCCCAGCGACGACCCGCGA from Actinoplanes derwentensis includes these protein-coding regions:
- a CDS encoding discoidin domain-containing protein, with amino-acid sequence MDGRDNEQPEQQRKPSRADSLRLTRMPQIPRVGPNATGAYPALTARPPEPAPEPAATPERRRPTSRRWALIAVGLAVAIAVPAGLILADRREPGAATDVVAASSPYTLGEPVYSAPESVPVPTDSAPSGAPSLSASAGPVPSASVPPVEAAATVPSTTAPAPRPTGKANPSGVNLALRAAVSASDSEGSHWLPQYACDGDPVSRWSSGFTDAQWLKVDLRERWQLSQIVLSWENAYAIAYRVETSADGKSWQRVYSTTAGTGGKVTVSLVDNIARYVRMAGVKRSNQYGYSLYEVEIR